In Eretmochelys imbricata isolate rEreImb1 chromosome 14, rEreImb1.hap1, whole genome shotgun sequence, a genomic segment contains:
- the LOC144275200 gene encoding uncharacterized protein LOC144275200 has product MVNEDVEDNPQQNVPNKLGLQGLDHGEACGTDSSSERQQRNCSGKREVQSLPSDKGFKGKNVPQNYPTGENIHLDTECGEASGLHSGLGQRQTAQWGDKPHKCAECGKRFCGSSNLITHQRIHTGEKPYHCPDCGKCFSVRSNLTTHQRIHTGEKPYKCPHCDKKFSQSSDLTKHQRIHTGERPYGCDACGKSFSRRSRLLTHQRVHTGVKPYKCPKCGKSFRVSSHLTKHRRTHTGERPYPCSECGKSFSQSSDLTAHQRTHMGQRPYGCPDCGKSFRQSSHLVRHQRTHMGERPFRCTECGKSFSVSSELLSHQRTHTGERPFTCSSCGESFGRSSTLVLHQRIHSQEKPYKCPDCSKGFGRRSLLILHQRIHLGDRPYSCGDCGESFIDGSNFVKHQRAHVGEKPYKCPECRKGFVRSSDLIKHQRIHAGHKPFTCTECGKSFSESSNLHRHQRAHMGDRPYMCSNCGKSFGQSSDLIKHQRTHMGDRPYKCTDCGKSFRQSSDLVKHQRIHNGEKPYKCPDCGKNFSVSSSLALHQRIHVTVKPYECPECGQSFSVRSTLSTHQRIHSGEKPFKCSDCGKGFGRSSNLVRHQRIHTGERPYRCWDCGKSFTQSSILNRHRRVHMGERPFLPAASK; this is encoded by the coding sequence ATGGTAAATGAGGATGTGGAGGACAATCCCCAGCAGAACGTCCCTAacaagctggggctgcaggggcttGACCATGGAGAAGCTTGTGGGACTGACAGCAGCTCAGAAAGGCAGCAGAGAAACTGCTCAGGAAAGAGAGAGGTTCAATCCCTTCCGAGTGACAAAGGATTCAAGGGCAAGAATGTCCCCCAGAACTACCCCACTGGAGAGAATATACACCTGGATACAGAGTGTGGGGAAGCCTCTGGTCTGCACTCAGGCCTGGGACAACGTCAGACAGCCCAGTGGGGAGACAAACCCCATAAATgtgctgagtgtgggaaacgctttTGTGGGAGCTCGAACCTGATTacgcatcagagaatccatacgGGAGAAAAACCCTATCACTGCCCCGACTGTGGGAAATGCTTCAGCGTGAGATCAAACCTCACGACCcatcagagaattcacacaggagagaaaccctataagtGCCCTCACTGTGATAAAAAGTTCAGCCAGAGCTCAGACCTCACTAAACAccagcgaatccacacaggggagagaccctACGGATGCGATGcatgcgggaaaagcttcagtcggcGCTCTCGGCTCCTGACGCACCAGAGAGTCCACACGGGAGTGAAACCTTATAAATGCCCtaagtgtgggaaaagcttccgcGTGAGCTCCCATCTCACTAAGCATCGACGGActcacacaggagagaggccctatcCTTGCTCggagtgcgggaagagcttcagccagagctcagACCTCACTGCCCACCAGAGGACCCACATGGGGCAGAGACCCTACGGATGCCCtgactgcgggaaaagcttccGCCAGAGCTCGCACCTCGTTAGACACCAGAGAACCCACATGGGCGAGAGGCCCTTCAGatgcactgagtgtgggaaaagcttcagcgtGAGCTCAGAACTCCTCTCCCACCAGAGAACTCACACTGGCGAGAGGCCCTTCACCTGCTCCAGCTGCGGGGAGAGCTTCGGCCGGAGCTCCACCCTGGTCCtacaccagagaatccacagcCAGGAAAAGCCCTACAAATGCCCCGACTGCAGTAAAGGCTTTGGACGTAGGTCACTCCTCATCCTGCACCAGAGGATCCACCTTGGGGACAGACCCTACAGCTGTGGGGACTGTGGGGAGAGCTTTATTGACGGCTCCAACTTTGTGAAACACCAGAGAGCCCATGTGGGAGAGAAGCCCTACAAATGCCCCGAGTGCAGAAAAGGCTTTGTGCGCAGCTCGGATCTCATTAAACACCAGAGAATCCATGCTGGGCACAAGCCGTTCACATGCACTGAGTGCGGAAAGAGTTTCAGCGAGAGCTCCAACCTGCACAGGCACCAGAGGGCCCACATGGGTGACCGGCCCTACATGTGCTCCAACTGTGGGAAGAGCTTTGGCCAGAGCTCTGACCTCATCAAACACCAGCGCACGCACATGGGTGACCGGCCCTACAAATGcactgactgtgggaaaagcttcaggcAGAGCTCAGACCTGGTCaaacatcagaggatccacaatGGAGAGAAGCCCTACAAATGCCCGGACTGTGGGAAAAACTTTAGCGTGAGCTCAAGCCTTGCCTTGCACCAGAGAATCCACGTCACAGTGAAGCCCTACGAGTGCCCTGAGTGCGGGCAAAGCTTCAGCGTGAGATCCACCCTGTCTACGCACCAGAGgatccacagtggagagaagccCTTCAAGTGCTCCGATTGTGGGAAAGGCTTTGGCCGCAGCTCCAACCTGGTCAGGCACCAGCGGATCCACACCGGGGAGAGACCTTACCGGTGCtgggactgtgggaaaagcttcactcagagctcAATCCTGAATAGACACCGGAGAGTCCACATGGGAGAGCGGCCTTTCCTGCCTGCTGCATCAAAGTGA